In a genomic window of Nitrospirota bacterium:
- a CDS encoding HD domain-containing phosphohydrolase has product TVIPFSDYGARRVINTRRPEYIADLSQIERPCYTEEVLIKDGFLSHIRVPIVVRDEAIGVLTISSKKRSAFTFDNLSTLEKITSQIGVALENARLITDIKELFLGTIKSLSEAIDAKSPWTRGHSDRVTEYSIKIGKELGLKDKELDDLRVAGLLHDIGKIGTYDILLDKAEKLTDGEYEMVKKHPGKGVKLLEPIKQLKHITPWIKHHHECYNGTGYPDGLRGEEIPLMARILTVADAFDAMTAERPYRETLSREKAIKELKKYSGTQFYPKVVEAFLKVIEDRKA; this is encoded by the coding sequence ACAGTCATTCCCTTCAGTGATTATGGAGCGAGAAGGGTGATAAATACAAGGAGACCTGAGTATATAGCAGATTTAAGCCAGATAGAAAGACCCTGTTATACTGAGGAGGTTTTAATTAAAGATGGGTTTCTTTCACATATAAGGGTTCCGATTGTCGTCAGGGATGAGGCGATTGGTGTATTGACCATCAGTTCAAAGAAGCGTTCAGCATTTACATTTGATAATCTTTCAACACTTGAGAAGATTACCTCCCAGATAGGGGTAGCATTAGAGAATGCAAGGCTTATCACAGACATTAAAGAACTCTTCCTTGGAACAATAAAGAGCCTTTCAGAGGCGATAGATGCAAAGAGTCCATGGACAAGGGGACATTCAGATAGGGTGACAGAATACTCCATAAAGATAGGAAAGGAACTGGGTTTAAAGGATAAAGAGTTAGATGACCTCAGGGTTGCAGGACTTCTTCATGATATAGGTAAGATTGGCACATACGATATTCTCCTTGATAAAGCAGAAAAACTTACCGATGGAGAGTATGAGATGGTCAAGAAGCACCCCGGCAAAGGAGTTAAACTTCTGGAACCGATAAAACAGTTAAAACATATAACCCCATGGATAAAACATCATCACGAATGCTATAACGGGACAGGTTATCCTGATGGACTGAGGGGAGAGGAAATACCATTAATGGCAAGAATACTTACTGTTGCCGATGCCTTTGACGCTATGACTGCTGAAAGACCCTATAGAGAAACCCTTAGCAGGGAAAAGGCAATCAAAGAACTTAAAAAATATTCAGGCACACAATTTTACCCAAAGGTAGTAGAGGCGTTTTTAAAGGTCATTGAAGACCGCAAGGCATGA